One segment of Carya illinoinensis cultivar Pawnee chromosome 13, C.illinoinensisPawnee_v1, whole genome shotgun sequence DNA contains the following:
- the LOC122290733 gene encoding putative disease resistance protein RGA3 — MMTRDKMAKKVRIFFPKSNQPIYNLKMGHKIKEIRQKLDAIATDRKFHLEERPVEMGVSRRKRDDSHSYVPEAGVIGREDAKKEIIERLLYDSNVKKSVGILPITGIGGLGKTTLAQFIFNDEEIDKHFQLKMWVCVSKSFEVEKVVEKILESAIKKKPDNVEMDTLVHGLRKEIGGKKYLLVLDDVWNEDVKKWDDLKVLLEVGASGSRILITARSKKVAQITQTIAEYSLQCLDERESWCSFKQVAFENGQEPVNSRKVEVGKEIVEKCSGVPLVIKTIGRLLSLENSDAGWVSFKNNKLPKIKENDILPTLKLSYDQLPSHLKQCFAYCSIFPKDYVMEKSKLINLWIAQGFIKLSNQNECLEDVGHEYFMDLLWRSFFQEAEMDYLENVIWIKMHDVMHDLASSVAGSFITKLESKEKSVSEKTRHVSLVNNRDFSFVTPTSSPKASRIRTLLSLGKFENLQESSTSCEAIFSSMKFLRVLDLHGRQLDLVPSSISKLKHLRDLDLSWNEKIEKLPDSITRLQNLYTLRLSGCTALKELPRGITKLVNLRHLYNDGCDSLTYMPRELGQLKNLQTLSKFVVHSNSAPEDSGS, encoded by the coding sequence ATGATGACTCGGGATAAGATGGCAAAAAAGGTACGAATCTTCTTCCCCAAATCAAATCAACCTATCTATAATCTGAAAATGGGTCATAAGATTAAGGAAATTAGACAGAAGTTAGATGCCATCGCAACTGATAGGAAATTCCACTTAGAGGAACGCCCTGTGGAGATGGGAGTAAGCCGTAGGAAGAGGGATGATAGTCATTCCTACGTACCTGAGGCAGGAGTTATTGGTAGAGAGGATGCCAAGAAGGAGATCATAGAAAGACTTCTTTATGATTCCAATGTTAAAAAGAGTGTCGGAATCCTTCCGATTACCGGTATCGGAGGTTTAGGAAAGACCACACTAGCTCAATTCATCTTTAATGATGAGGAAATAGATAAACATTTTCAGCTAAAAATGTGGGTGTGTGTCTCTAAGAGTTTTGAAGTCGAAAAAGTTGTTGAAAAAATCCTGGAATCggcaataaaaaagaaaccagACAATGTTGAAATGGATACATTAGTGCATGGTCTTCGAAAAGAAATTGGTGGAAAGAAATACTTACTTGTGTTGGATGATGTTTGGAATGAGGATGTTAAAAAATGGGATGATTTGAAAGTACTGTTGGAGGTTGGTGCAAGTGGCAGTAGAATATTAATAACTGCACGAAGTAAAAAAGTTGCACAAATTACCCAAACAATTGCAGAATATTCCTTACAGTGTTTAGACGAACGGGAGTCATGGTGTTCATTCAAGCAAGTGGCATTTGAGAACGGACAAGAGCCAGTGAATTCTAGAAAAGTGGAAGTTGGAAAGGAGATTGTAGAAAAGTGTTCAGGTGTCCCTCTTGTCATCAAAACAATTGGAAGGTTACTGTCCTTGGAAAATTCTGATGCAGGGTGGGTTTCTTTCAAAAACAATAAactgccaaaaataaaagaaaatgatatcttaccAACTCTTAAGCTGAGTTATGATCAACTTCCATCACATTTGAAACAATGTTTTGCTTATTGTAGTATATTTCCAAAGGATTACGTGAtggaaaaatcaaaattgaTAAATCTCTGGATAGCACAAGGGTTTATCAAACTATCCAATCAAAATGAATGTCTTGAAGATGTTGGTCATGAGTATTTCATGGATTTACTTTGGAGATCCTTCTTTCAAGAAGCTGAAATGGATTATTTGGAAAACGTGATTTGGATTAAAATGCACGACGTCATGCATGATCTTGCAAGCTCAGTAGCAGGATCGTTTATCACCAAATTAGAATCCAAAGAAAAAAGTGTTAGTGAGAAAACTCGACACGTATCATTGGTCAACAATAGAGATTTTTCCTTTGTAACTCCAACTTCCTCGCCTAAAGCTAGTAGGATACGAACACTTCTTTCACTTGGTAAATTCGAGAATTTGCAAGAGTCAAGTACTTCATGTGAAGCAATCTTTTCAAGTATGAAGTTCTTGCGAGTGCTGGATTTACATGGAAGACAGCTTGATTTAGTACCGAGTTCCATATCTAAGTTGAAGCATTTAAGAGATCTTGATCTTTCATGGAATGAAAAAATCGAGAAGCTGCCCGATTCCATAACTAGGTTGCAAAATTTGTATACACTAAGACTCTCTGGTTGCACTGCGCTTAAAGAATTGCCTAGAGGAATTACGAAATTAGTCAACCTGAGGCATCTTTACAATGATGGATGTGATAGTTTGACTTATATGCCACGTGAATTGGGGCAATTGAAAAATCTCCAGACATTATCTAAGTTTGTTGTCCACTCTAATTCGGCCCCAGAGGATAGTGGCAGTTAA
- the LOC122292810 gene encoding uncharacterized protein LOC122292810 isoform X2: MSKRNQKNRQKQKVNYIGGRKSFVRILEEMNEQDPNLIRFYKEVHWSRKKGCFITDTAEHNYKLMLERLDETEVNTENNNEKCNAAFKEVLGHRSGYAKELGHSVIPEPSIALHKNRDYLRIVEENERNKN, translated from the exons ATGTCAAAGAGAAACCAGAAAAATAGGCAGAAACAAAAGGTGAACTATATAGGAGGGAGAAAGTCATTTGTTAgaattttggaggaaatg AATGAACAAGACCCAAACTTGATACGATTTTACAAAGAAGTGCATTGGTCAAGAAAGAAGGGTTGCTTTATCACTGACACAGCAGAACACAACTAC AAACTAATGCTTGAGCGATTGGATGAGACTGAGGTGAATACAGAAAACAACAATGAGAAGTGCAATGCAGCTTTCAAGGAGGTTTTAGGACATAGATCAGGCTATGCAAAAGAACTTGGCCATTCGGTTATACCTGAACCTTCGATAGCATTGCACAAAAATAGGGACTATCTTCGTATTGTTGAAGAGAATGAAAGGAACAAGAATTAA
- the LOC122292810 gene encoding uncharacterized protein LOC122292810 isoform X1, with protein MVDRSNGHHPQKMSKRNQKNRQKQKVNYIGGRKSFVRILEEMNEQDPNLIRFYKEVHWSRKKGCFITDTAEHNYKLMLERLDETEVNTENNNEKCNAAFKEVLGHRSGYAKELGHSVIPEPSIALHKNRDYLRIVEENERNKN; from the exons ATGGTAGACAGGTCCAATGGACATCACCCTCAGAAAATGTCAAAGAGAAACCAGAAAAATAGGCAGAAACAAAAGGTGAACTATATAGGAGGGAGAAAGTCATTTGTTAgaattttggaggaaatg AATGAACAAGACCCAAACTTGATACGATTTTACAAAGAAGTGCATTGGTCAAGAAAGAAGGGTTGCTTTATCACTGACACAGCAGAACACAACTAC AAACTAATGCTTGAGCGATTGGATGAGACTGAGGTGAATACAGAAAACAACAATGAGAAGTGCAATGCAGCTTTCAAGGAGGTTTTAGGACATAGATCAGGCTATGCAAAAGAACTTGGCCATTCGGTTATACCTGAACCTTCGATAGCATTGCACAAAAATAGGGACTATCTTCGTATTGTTGAAGAGAATGAAAGGAACAAGAATTAA
- the LOC122292810 gene encoding uncharacterized protein LOC122292810 isoform X3, with protein sequence MVDRSNGHHPQKMSKRNQKNRQKQKVNYIGGRKSFVRILEEMNEQDPNLIRFYKEVHWSRKKGCFITDTAEHNYSALYGLTMAILAAMLVQKTLSKGV encoded by the exons ATGGTAGACAGGTCCAATGGACATCACCCTCAGAAAATGTCAAAGAGAAACCAGAAAAATAGGCAGAAACAAAAGGTGAACTATATAGGAGGGAGAAAGTCATTTGTTAgaattttggaggaaatg AATGAACAAGACCCAAACTTGATACGATTTTACAAAGAAGTGCATTGGTCAAGAAAGAAGGGTTGCTTTATCACTGACACAGCAGAACACAACTAC TCAGCCTTGTATGGGTTGACAATGGCAATACTTGCTGCCATGTTGGTGCAAAAAACTTTGAGCAAG GGAGTATGA